CACCGACGCGCCTCTTGATTTATTCGTCATCGACCTGATCGACGACCAGACGGGACTGGCCGACGTGGAAGACCTTCAGGGCCGCACCTTTCAGATTCCCGCCGCGTGGTTGCCTGCCGCTGCGGACGGCGCGGCTTACCGCGTGAGCGTCACCGCGCAGGGCGTGACCTTTACCCCGGACGCCAGCGGCGCGCGGCTGCTGCGCGAACGCAGCAAGCAGACGCTGCTGGACTTCCACCCGGAACCGGAGGAAAACGCATGACCCGGCAGGTGGTGGTTATCCCCGACCTGCACGGCAGGGCCGACCTGCTGGACGCCGCCATTCGGCAGTTTCCGGACGCGCATTTCCTGCAACTCGGGGACGTCATCGACCGTGGCCCGCACAGCATGGCAACGGTCGCCAAGCTGCTGGAACTGAAGGCACAGGGCCGCGCCACGCTGCTGATGGGCAACCACGAGCGCATGGCGCAGATAGGCCCCGACTGGTACGCGCAGTACATGGGCACGCATGACATGGGCGATTACCGCCGCGCCATGGAAGGCTACCAGTCGTGGATGCGCGCGGGCGGCGAGACGGTTCGCCAGGAACTGGGCGGCCTGACGCTGGAGCAGTTCCCTCCCCTGCTGCTGGAATACCTGCGTGAACTCAAGCGCGTGGTGTACGTCACGGCCGACGGCGAAGTGCACGATCAACCACCTGGCGCGCCCAGCGTGCTGGTGTCGCACGCCGCGCCGCCCGTCAAGCACCAGCAATATCCCAACCCCCTCTCGGCGGCGCTGTGGCTGCGCCCCTTCGAGGGCCCCTTTCCGCTGCCGGAAGGCGTGGTGTACAGCATTCACGGCCACACGCCGGTGCGCAATCCCACGCGCCTGAACCGTCACGTATACGCCGACCTGGGCGCGTACCAGACCGGACGGCTGGCCCTGCTGGAAGTCGGCAACCCGCAGTTGCACCCGAAAGTCACTGTCCTGTGCGGCCCCGGGCAACCCGAGCGGGCCAACAAGTACATCCAGTTCGGCGAGATGCTGCCCGTTACCCCGGTCGACCTGGCCGCTGGAAAACCCGGTGAAAGACCTTACTACCGCGCCTGAACCAACAACCAAGAAAAAAATATCCCCGCCAGAGCTGTGCTCCACGGGGATGATTTTCCGACGCGTTTCAGGTGAGTTGAGGTACCCCCTCAGTCTGCTGGGTCTGCGTCACGGCCACGCCCAGCGGGGGCCTGAACCCGCGTAACCTCAGGGCGTTCGTGAGTACGAAAACGCTGCTGAGGCCCATCGCGGCCGCCGCCAGAACAGGCGAGAGGTTGAGGTTCCACCGGCTGAGCGCCCCCGCCGCCACCGGAATCAGGATGACGTTGTAGGCGAATGCCCAGAACAGGTTCATCTTGATGTTCCGCAGCGTGGCGCGGCTCAGGGCAATGGCATTCGGCACGCCGCGCAGGTCACCGCTCATCAGGATCACGTCGGCCGTTTCCACCGCCACGTCGGTGCCGGTGCCAATCGCCACACCCACGTCCGCCTTGGCAAGCGCGGGCGCGTCATTGATGCCGTCCCCGACGAAGGCCACCGCGCGGCCTCCCTGCTGTAACCCGCTCACCGCGTCCGACTTGCCTTCCGGCAGCACCTCGGCCAGCACACGCGACACGCCCGTTTCCGCTGCCACCGCCTGCGCCGTGGCCTGCGCGTCTCCGGTGATCATGGCGACCTCCAGCCCCTGCGCTTTGAGGGTCTGAATGGCCTGCACACTCCCGTCACGTACCGGATCGGCCACGCCCAGCAGGCCCGCCAGCGCACCATTCACCGCCACAAACACCGGTGTTCTGGCCTTGGCCGCCAGTTCGTCGGCCCTGGCGCCCAGTTCACCCAGCGGCAGGCCCAGCCGGGTCATGAAGCGCGCCGCCCCCACCTCCACGGTATGCCCTTTTACGGTGGCCCGGATGCCGTACCCGGGAATGGCCTCGAAGGATGTGACTTGCAGCTTGGGGCCGCTGTCCTGTGGCCGTTCCGCGGCGCGCTCGATGGCGCGCGCCAGCGGGTGTTCCGATGAACTTTCGGCGGCGGCGGCGAGGCGCAGCAGCTCCGCCTCGCCCAGCGGCGATCCGTCACTGGCAATGACATCCGTGACTTCCGGCTGTCCTCTGGTGACCGTGCCCGTCTTGTCCACGGCGACCACTTTCGCTTCACCGAGGCCCTCCAGCGCGGCGCCGGTGCGGAAGAGGACGCCCATCTGCGCGGCACGTCCCGAACCGACCATGATGCTGACGGGCGTGGCGAGGCCCATGGCGCACGGGCAGGCGATGATCAGCACGGCCACGGCGTGAATCAGCGCATTGGTGAGGGCCGCTTCGCCGCCCGCGAAGAACCACCACGCGAACGTGAGGGCCGCGATGACCAGCACGATAGGAACGAAGACGTTCACCACGCGGTCGGCGAGGCCCTGAATGGGCGGGCGGCTGCTCTGCGCGTCCTCGACCATGCGGATGATGCGCGAGAGGGCCGTATCCGCGCCGACGCCGGTGGCCCGGAAGGTGAAGGCGCCTGTGCCGTTGACGGTGCCGCCCGTGACTTTCGCGCCGGCTTCTTTCAGGACGGGAACACTTTCTCCGGTGAGCATCGACTCGTCGACGTAACTGCGGCCTTCCACGACTTCACCGTCGACGGGCAGGCGTTCGCCGCTGCGCACCAGCACCAGGTCACCGACCTTCACGGCGTCCACCGGGATTTCCTGCACGTCTGCCTGTCCATCAGCAGTGCTGCGCTGGACGCGGGCGGACTGGGGTTGCAGGGCCAGCAGGGTGCGCATGGCCTCGCTGCTGCGGCCTTTGGCAATCGCCTCGAACAGCTTGCCCAGCAGGATCAGCGTGATGACCACGGCGCTCGCTTCGTAGTACACGTGGCGGCTGGCGGCCGGGAACCATTGCGGGGCCAGCGTGACCGCCAGCGAGTACGCGAAGGCCGCCGTCGTGCCGAGCATCACCAGCGTGTTCATGTCGGGGCTGCGGTGCTTCAGGGCGGCCCAGCCGGTACGGTAAAAACGCAGGCCGGGGCCGAACTGCACCGGCGCGGCCAGGGCCAGCATCAGCCAGTTCAGGGGCCCCTCGCCCACGTGTTCCAGCAGCCACATGTGCAGGGGCATGTACAGCATAGGCACCATCGAGAGGATGAACAGCGGAATGCTGAACGCGGCGGCCACCGTCAGGGCGCGGCGCTGCCCGGCAATCTCGTGTTCCTTGCGTTCCCGTTCGGCGTCCAGGCGCGACTGGGTTTGCGCCGCTTCGTCGGGTACCTCGTAGCCGGCGTTTTGTACCGCTTCGCGCAACTTTGCTGGTGAGGTCGCGGCGGGAAGGTACTGCACGCTGGCCCGTTCGGTGGCCAGGTTGACGCTGGCGCCCAGAACCCCGTCCACCTTGTTCAGGGCGCGTTCGACGCGGCCCACGCATGCCGCGCAGGTCATGCCCCCCACCGGGAAACTCAGTTCCGCCGTGCGGGCCTCGTAGCCCGTATCCACCACCTTCTGAATCAGGGCCGCCGGGCTGGTGAGCGCCGGGTCGAAGGTGACCGTGGCCCGCTCGGTGGCGAGGTTCACGTTGGCCTCCTGCACGCCCTCCACCTTCTTCAGGCCGCGCTCCACCCGCCCGACGCAGGCGGCGCAGGTCATCCCGCCCACGTCGATGTCCAAGGTCTTCGTCGTCATGCGCCCAGCCTAGTCCCCCCCAGGGGGATATAAATGTAATTTAGAGCATATTTTCGGATTTAGTAACTCCAGTTCAGCCAAAAAGAAAAAGGTGAGATGCTTTCTGCCCATCGCCTCTTGACATCCTCCCCCCCTGGGTCTACCATTCGGAGTATGAAAACGGAACTGAACATCACCGGTATGAGCTGCGGTCACTGCGTGAGCGCCGTCGAGAAAGCCCTGAAAACCGTTCCCGGCGTGCAGGACGTGCAGGTCACGCTGCAACCCGGCAAGGCCGTGGTGGAAGGCAGCGCCAGCCAGCAGGACATGATCGCCGCCGTGGTCGAGGAAGGGTACAAGGCCGAGGTCGCCGGAGCGTGAACCACACCCGCCTCCTGCTGCTGGGCGTGCTGCTCCTGGGTGGGGGGGCGCACGCGCAGCATTCCCACGCGGGTCACGGGGCTGCACCCATGACCATGCAGGACATGAACGCTGCCGACCTGAAAGTCCTGCGTCCCCTAAAGGGTCAGGCGTTCGACGTGAAATTCGCGCAACTGATGATCAACCACCACCGCATGGCCGTGGACATGGCGCGTTACGCGCTGAAAAACGCCAGCGACACCCGCGTGAGGAAGAACGCGCAGGAAGTCATCACCGTTCAGAACCGCGAGATCGAGCAAATGAAGGGCTGGCTGAACAGGTGGAAGGCCAGCGTGCCGAAAGCCTCTCCGGCCACCATGACCGAGGTGAAAGGCGGCGCGGATCGCTGGTTCCTGACCGAGATGATCCCGCACCATCAGGGCGCGATTGACATGGCGAAACTGGCGCGGACGCGCAGCCAGAACAAAGCCGTGCTGAACATGGCCGCCGCCATCCTGAAAACCCAGCAGGGTGAAATCAATCAGTATCAGGCGTGGTTAAAAACGGTCAAGTGAAGCGGCTTCTTGCCCTGCTGGCTCTGCTAGGCACGTCGGCCGTGGCAGGTGGGCGGGAGCCAACGCCGCCACGCCCGGCCTTTATTGGTTCCAGTCAACTGAACTCGCTGAAAGACGCTGCGTTTGACCAGGCGTTTATGGGCTGGTTCATTTCTCAGGCGAAAGTCGGTGAAACGATGGCAAACTCCACCATGTACGGCGCCATGAATACGCAGGTGAAAGCCTTTGGCCGGCAGGTCAAAACCACCCGCAGTACCAGCATTGCCCGGTTGCGCGGTTGGGGTGGCGGTCAGTTCGCCATCATCGACATCCTGGGGCCACAGAAGAATTACGACGAGTGGTTCCTGACGTACCTGCCGCGCCAAAACGAACAATTACGCCAGCTTCTGAATCTGGTGCCCTCTCACACCCGGAATGCCAATTTGCGTCAATTTGCCGCGCAACTTCACCGCACGCTGGAGCGGGAAGACGCCCAGAGCCGTGAACTTCTGAAGGCGCTGAAATGACCGACACCAGAGAGCAAAACACCGCCGAGCCAACTGCCCCGCATTGCCCCACCGACTCTGCCCACCTGTGCATGCCCGACGACGCCCGCAAACGCGCCCGCCACCGCCTGAGCATTGCGCGGGGCCACCTGGAAAGCATCGTGAAAATGCTGGAAAAGGAAGACGCGTACTGCGTCGACGTGCTGCGGCAAATCAAGGCCGTGCAGGGCGCCCTTTCCGGCGCAGCCGACGTGGTGCTGCGCGGCCACCTGGAAGCGCACGTCGCCACGGCGGCCGACCGGGGCGACACCGTGGAAATCGTCGAGG
The Deinococcus fonticola genome window above contains:
- a CDS encoding metallophosphoesterase, giving the protein MTRQVVVIPDLHGRADLLDAAIRQFPDAHFLQLGDVIDRGPHSMATVAKLLELKAQGRATLLMGNHERMAQIGPDWYAQYMGTHDMGDYRRAMEGYQSWMRAGGETVRQELGGLTLEQFPPLLLEYLRELKRVVYVTADGEVHDQPPGAPSVLVSHAAPPVKHQQYPNPLSAALWLRPFEGPFPLPEGVVYSIHGHTPVRNPTRLNRHVYADLGAYQTGRLALLEVGNPQLHPKVTVLCGPGQPERANKYIQFGEMLPVTPVDLAAGKPGERPYYRA
- a CDS encoding heavy metal translocating P-type ATPase yields the protein MTTKTLDIDVGGMTCAACVGRVERGLKKVEGVQEANVNLATERATVTFDPALTSPAALIQKVVDTGYEARTAELSFPVGGMTCAACVGRVERALNKVDGVLGASVNLATERASVQYLPAATSPAKLREAVQNAGYEVPDEAAQTQSRLDAERERKEHEIAGQRRALTVAAAFSIPLFILSMVPMLYMPLHMWLLEHVGEGPLNWLMLALAAPVQFGPGLRFYRTGWAALKHRSPDMNTLVMLGTTAAFAYSLAVTLAPQWFPAASRHVYYEASAVVITLILLGKLFEAIAKGRSSEAMRTLLALQPQSARVQRSTADGQADVQEIPVDAVKVGDLVLVRSGERLPVDGEVVEGRSYVDESMLTGESVPVLKEAGAKVTGGTVNGTGAFTFRATGVGADTALSRIIRMVEDAQSSRPPIQGLADRVVNVFVPIVLVIAALTFAWWFFAGGEAALTNALIHAVAVLIIACPCAMGLATPVSIMVGSGRAAQMGVLFRTGAALEGLGEAKVVAVDKTGTVTRGQPEVTDVIASDGSPLGEAELLRLAAAAESSSEHPLARAIERAAERPQDSGPKLQVTSFEAIPGYGIRATVKGHTVEVGAARFMTRLGLPLGELGARADELAAKARTPVFVAVNGALAGLLGVADPVRDGSVQAIQTLKAQGLEVAMITGDAQATAQAVAAETGVSRVLAEVLPEGKSDAVSGLQQGGRAVAFVGDGINDAPALAKADVGVAIGTGTDVAVETADVILMSGDLRGVPNAIALSRATLRNIKMNLFWAFAYNVILIPVAAGALSRWNLNLSPVLAAAAMGLSSVFVLTNALRLRGFRPPLGVAVTQTQQTEGVPQLT
- a CDS encoding CopZ family metallochaperone, with product MKTELNITGMSCGHCVSAVEKALKTVPGVQDVQVTLQPGKAVVEGSASQQDMIAAVVEEGYKAEVAGA
- a CDS encoding DUF305 domain-containing protein, whose translation is MNHTRLLLLGVLLLGGGAHAQHSHAGHGAAPMTMQDMNAADLKVLRPLKGQAFDVKFAQLMINHHRMAVDMARYALKNASDTRVRKNAQEVITVQNREIEQMKGWLNRWKASVPKASPATMTEVKGGADRWFLTEMIPHHQGAIDMAKLARTRSQNKAVLNMAAAILKTQQGEINQYQAWLKTVK
- a CDS encoding DUF305 domain-containing protein, which produces MKRLLALLALLGTSAVAGGREPTPPRPAFIGSSQLNSLKDAAFDQAFMGWFISQAKVGETMANSTMYGAMNTQVKAFGRQVKTTRSTSIARLRGWGGGQFAIIDILGPQKNYDEWFLTYLPRQNEQLRQLLNLVPSHTRNANLRQFAAQLHRTLEREDAQSRELLKALK
- a CDS encoding metal-sensitive transcriptional regulator — its product is MTDTREQNTAEPTAPHCPTDSAHLCMPDDARKRARHRLSIARGHLESIVKMLEKEDAYCVDVLRQIKAVQGALSGAADVVLRGHLEAHVATAADRGDTVEIVEELMEALRYRS